A single region of the Leptolyngbya subtilissima AS-A7 genome encodes:
- a CDS encoding MBOAT family O-acyltransferase has protein sequence MTLPSLVYALFLLSVVGVFWTLESLQARLWLLVVASLIFYASIQVQYLLLMVAVLIVTFLVGNAIAAPLDWRIPNPRWQLAERGWNQRRTQLLWLGVGINVALLLGFKYAEGLFRWLGIELGTAPDDTLTRIIMPLGLSFFVFECIAYLVDVYRGSPAALNFSDFAAYKLYFPKLISGPITRFHPFIDQVEQQKPPGLNTAVEGLWLIAYGAMKKLLIADHIAILVNLSFDNLERAGSADIWLATFAYGLQLYLDFSAYVNIARGSALLMGINLPQNFDAPYFTTSLADFWRRWHITLGDWLRNYLYFPLGGSRRGLVRTCINLMAVMLIAGVWHGNNWGFLIWGGLHGAGLVIHRLSLAWGKAVPKLKAFWGTLPGTGLGWLLTQGLVFFSWLFFRLPEPDRYTLALQRLWGTPSDAQFSQLVYLESLGFTFTQLLLLLCSVVVLMAGAYVVKRGLKLELSWPVKLLLVPLFSVLAWLLAPAETLPYIYFDF, from the coding sequence ATGACCCTGCCCTCCCTGGTCTACGCCCTGTTTTTGCTCAGCGTCGTCGGCGTGTTTTGGACGCTGGAGTCATTGCAGGCGCGGTTGTGGCTGCTGGTGGTGGCCAGCCTAATCTTCTACGCCTCGATTCAGGTGCAGTATCTGCTGCTGATGGTGGCGGTGCTAATCGTGACGTTTTTGGTGGGCAATGCGATCGCCGCTCCCCTCGACTGGCGCATTCCCAACCCCCGATGGCAACTGGCTGAACGGGGCTGGAACCAGCGCCGCACTCAGCTGCTGTGGCTGGGAGTGGGCATCAACGTGGCGCTGCTGCTGGGGTTTAAGTATGCCGAAGGGCTGTTTCGCTGGCTGGGCATTGAGCTGGGCACTGCCCCCGACGACACCCTTACCCGCATCATCATGCCCCTGGGGTTGAGCTTCTTTGTCTTTGAGTGCATTGCCTACCTGGTGGACGTGTATCGGGGCTCGCCAGCGGCGCTCAACTTCTCTGACTTTGCCGCCTACAAGCTCTACTTCCCGAAGCTGATCTCTGGCCCCATCACCCGGTTTCACCCCTTTATCGACCAGGTCGAGCAGCAGAAGCCGCCGGGCCTCAACACCGCCGTCGAGGGGCTGTGGCTGATCGCCTATGGGGCGATGAAAAAGCTGCTGATTGCCGACCACATCGCCATTTTGGTCAACCTCAGCTTTGACAACCTGGAGCGGGCGGGTAGCGCCGACATCTGGCTGGCCACGTTTGCCTACGGTCTTCAGCTCTACCTTGACTTCAGCGCCTACGTCAACATTGCCCGCGGTAGCGCCCTGCTGATGGGCATCAACCTGCCCCAAAACTTCGACGCCCCCTACTTCACCACCAGCCTGGCCGACTTTTGGCGGCGCTGGCACATCACCCTGGGCGACTGGCTGCGCAATTACCTCTACTTTCCCCTGGGCGGGTCGCGGCGGGGGCTGGTGCGCACCTGCATCAACCTGATGGCGGTGATGCTAATTGCGGGGGTCTGGCACGGCAACAACTGGGGCTTTTTAATCTGGGGCGGCCTGCATGGGGCGGGTCTGGTGATCCACCGGCTGAGCCTAGCCTGGGGCAAAGCGGTACCCAAACTCAAGGCGTTTTGGGGCACGCTGCCGGGGACGGGGCTGGGCTGGCTGCTCACCCAGGGGCTAGTGTTCTTTAGCTGGCTGTTCTTTCGGCTGCCCGAGCCCGATCGCTACACTTTGGCACTACAGCGGCTCTGGGGCACTCCGTCAGACGCGCAGTTTAGTCAGCTGGTCTATTTAGAATCGCTGGGCTTTACCTTTACGCAACTGCTGCTGCTGCTCTGTAGCGTGGTGGTGCTGATGGCGGGGGCCTACGTGGTCAAGCGGGGGCTCAAGCTAGAGCTGAGCTGGCCGGTAAAGCTGCTACTGGTGCCGTTGTTTAGCGTGCTGGCCTGGCTGCTGGCCCCGGCGGAGACGTTGCCGTATATTTATTTCGACTTCTAG
- a CDS encoding GNAT family N-acetyltransferase, translating into MELSYPELMDLPADQPILYTSRLVLRPFALADVAAVVALAGDRAVAEYTLSIPHPYSEAEAEEWINQRPAAWAEKKAINYAVVLPDGDLCGSVGLGLYPAYNMAELGYWIGKPYWGQGYATEAGAAVVDFGFSALGLNRINAIRFGDNLASGRVLEKLGMAQEGYRRRQTPKWGVYRDVALYGLLREDWEKGRDS; encoded by the coding sequence TTGGAACTGTCCTACCCAGAGCTGATGGATTTACCGGCTGATCAGCCAATTTTGTATACGTCGCGGTTGGTGCTGCGGCCGTTTGCGCTGGCGGATGTGGCGGCGGTGGTGGCGCTGGCGGGCGATCGCGCCGTTGCTGAATACACGCTCTCGATTCCTCACCCCTACAGCGAGGCCGAGGCGGAGGAGTGGATTAACCAGCGGCCAGCGGCTTGGGCAGAGAAGAAAGCGATCAACTACGCTGTTGTGCTGCCTGACGGCGATCTCTGCGGTTCGGTGGGGTTGGGCTTATACCCGGCTTACAACATGGCAGAGCTGGGCTATTGGATAGGAAAGCCTTACTGGGGTCAGGGCTATGCAACGGAAGCTGGGGCTGCTGTTGTGGATTTTGGGTTTAGCGCCCTGGGGCTGAACCGCATTAATGCTATACGTTTTGGCGACAACCTGGCCTCGGGCCGGGTGCTGGAAAAGCTGGGGATGGCGCAGGAGGGCTATCGGCGGCGGCAAACGCCGAAGTGGGGGGTGTATCGCGATGTGGCTCTCTACGGTCTGCTACGAGAGGATTGGGAGAAAGGCAGGGATAGTTGA
- a CDS encoding DUF433 domain-containing protein: MLEDSPDKVSDAWVLLDTRVSVAALFENLKDGASLDQFLEWFLGVTYAQVEALIYRKVRGL, from the coding sequence ATGTTGGAAGACAGCCCAGATAAGGTGAGCGATGCCTGGGTCTTGCTCGACACTCGCGTTTCCGTAGCTGCCCTCTTTGAAAATCTCAAGGATGGTGCCTCACTCGATCAGTTTTTGGAGTGGTTTCTTGGTGTCACCTACGCTCAGGTAGAGGCACTTATCTACCGCAAAGTAAGAGGGTTATAA
- a CDS encoding tetratricopeptide repeat protein, with product MVDTLYDLLHDCTVKLTLANGECGTGFFVAPGRVLTCEHVVRRAGGAPIAMRWRQIQDFAEAQVEQVWAEIDLALLTFIEPPQNNLPCVYLDDEDVRVGDQLYLFGYPAREFENGRPVTPECEGFTGDEPPFIMLEQGQVQPGMSGAALLNRRTGKVCGMAKFTLDEYSSLGGGGVKTAVIMQRLPVLADWQQAFHQQDGRWQRFLDHLDTLPSPLKVCPNNLPHSGAVEFVGRETDLTNLHIQLHQSDRIAITAVRGMGGIGKTELALRYALQQRDRGIYPGGICWLQAKEQDVGTEIVNYAIDQLGLNMPTDIDLPRQAQFCWRNWPGDGDVLVVIDDVSGPDDNAAYIAIKPYLPPQKSRFRVLLTTRLQLGASIQMVLLDVLSEAASLDLLRSLVRDERVDQEPDIAKALCEWLGYLPLGLELVGRFLARKPGWTLAKMQQQLHAKRLDAKALTQAQADMTAAHESLAAAFELSWQDLELEAQELAYRLCLFALAPIPWEWIENWYEGTDPYEIEDWRDEGLINRSLITVASASGAPVELQLHQLIREFFRSKLELWSGAEALKQGYCQATVQVARQIPDIPTRDQILAVTAAIPHLAEAATTWQHWLDDESLGWPFIGLGRFYQGQGAYGQAEPWLQDCLMVTRDRLGDDHLAVAASMNNLAALYQSQGRYSEAEPFFRDALMLHQRLLDDDHPTVATSMNNLAYLCESQGRYSEAELFFRDALMLRQRFLDDDHPDVATSMNNLAGLYELQGRYSEAEPLLRDALTLRQQRLGDNHPDVASSMNNLAELYRSQGRYSEAEPLFRKALTLLQWRLGDDHPNVASSMNNLANLYRLQERYREAESLFHKALMLCQRRLGDDHPDVAISMNNLAELYRSQGRYGEAEPLATKSLQISISVLGQEHPTVGICLCNLARLRVAQDNFADVEAMLLQALRIFAHTSGAEHPYTIEAINRLGDFVGIVIVAGQIHILSDHPITQDLLRQVQRQ from the coding sequence GTGGTCGACACCCTTTACGACCTACTGCACGACTGCACTGTTAAGCTCACCCTGGCCAATGGTGAATGTGGCACGGGCTTTTTTGTGGCACCGGGCCGGGTGCTGACCTGTGAGCATGTGGTGCGTCGGGCGGGGGGTGCCCCGATAGCCATGCGCTGGCGGCAAATACAGGACTTTGCTGAGGCGCAGGTAGAGCAGGTGTGGGCAGAGATTGACTTGGCATTGCTCACCTTTATTGAGCCACCCCAAAACAATTTGCCCTGTGTCTATTTAGATGATGAAGATGTACGGGTGGGGGATCAGCTCTATTTGTTTGGCTACCCCGCTAGAGAGTTTGAGAATGGTCGCCCTGTAACGCCAGAGTGCGAAGGCTTTACGGGCGATGAGCCGCCGTTCATTATGCTTGAGCAGGGGCAGGTGCAGCCGGGGATGAGCGGCGCAGCCCTGCTCAACCGCAGAACCGGAAAGGTCTGCGGCATGGCCAAGTTTACGCTAGATGAGTACAGCAGCCTTGGCGGTGGTGGCGTCAAGACGGCGGTAATAATGCAGCGGTTGCCCGTATTAGCCGATTGGCAGCAAGCGTTTCACCAGCAAGATGGACGGTGGCAACGTTTCTTAGACCATCTCGATACGCTGCCCTCACCACTAAAGGTTTGCCCCAATAACCTACCCCACAGCGGTGCGGTAGAGTTTGTGGGTCGTGAAACGGACCTCACCAACCTTCATATCCAGCTCCATCAGTCGGATCGCATTGCCATTACCGCTGTTCGTGGCATGGGGGGCATTGGTAAAACCGAGCTAGCCCTGCGATACGCCCTGCAACAGCGCGATCGAGGCATCTACCCTGGTGGCATTTGCTGGCTACAAGCCAAAGAGCAAGACGTTGGCACCGAAATCGTGAACTATGCAATCGACCAACTGGGGCTAAACATGCCTACGGATATCGATTTGCCTCGACAAGCGCAGTTTTGCTGGCGCAACTGGCCCGGCGATGGCGATGTGCTGGTAGTAATTGATGACGTCAGTGGCCCCGACGACAATGCTGCTTACATCGCCATTAAACCCTACCTGCCGCCGCAGAAATCTCGCTTTCGGGTGCTGCTAACTACCCGCTTACAACTGGGCGCATCCATCCAAATGGTGCTGCTCGATGTGCTGAGTGAGGCGGCATCGCTAGATCTGCTGAGGTCGTTGGTGAGGGATGAACGCGTAGACCAAGAACCCGATATCGCCAAAGCCCTGTGCGAGTGGCTGGGCTACCTGCCACTGGGCTTGGAACTGGTGGGCCGTTTTTTGGCCCGCAAGCCGGGGTGGACTCTAGCCAAAATGCAGCAGCAACTCCATGCCAAGCGCCTAGATGCCAAAGCCCTAACTCAGGCCCAGGCAGACATGACTGCCGCCCACGAAAGCCTAGCTGCTGCCTTTGAGCTGAGCTGGCAAGACCTGGAGCTAGAAGCCCAAGAACTCGCCTATCGCCTTTGTCTATTTGCCCTGGCCCCTATACCTTGGGAGTGGATAGAGAACTGGTACGAGGGTACCGACCCCTATGAGATAGAAGACTGGCGAGATGAGGGGTTGATCAACCGCAGTTTGATCACGGTGGCTAGCGCCAGTGGTGCCCCGGTAGAGCTGCAACTGCACCAGCTGATTCGAGAATTTTTTCGCAGCAAGCTGGAGCTGTGGTCTGGGGCTGAGGCGTTAAAGCAGGGCTATTGTCAGGCGACGGTGCAAGTGGCTCGGCAGATACCCGATATCCCCACCCGTGACCAAATCTTGGCAGTGACAGCGGCGATCCCCCACCTGGCAGAAGCGGCTACTACTTGGCAGCATTGGCTAGACGATGAGTCGTTAGGATGGCCATTTATTGGACTAGGGCGGTTTTATCAAGGACAGGGAGCTTACGGGCAGGCAGAACCCTGGTTACAAGATTGTTTGATGGTAACGCGCGATCGTCTTGGCGATGACCATCTCGCTGTCGCCGCCAGTATGAACAATCTTGCGGCTCTATATCAATCTCAAGGGCGCTACAGCGAGGCTGAACCCTTCTTCCGCGACGCGCTGATGCTGCACCAACGACTCTTGGACGACGACCATCCCACTGTCGCCACCAGCATGAACAATCTCGCGTATTTGTGTGAATCTCAAGGGCGCTACAGTGAGGCCGAACTTTTCTTCCGCGATGCGCTGATGCTGCGCCAACGGTTTTTGGATGACGACCATCCCGATGTTGCCACCAGCATGAACAATCTCGCGGGTCTATATGAGTTGCAAGGGCGCTACAGCGAGGCCGAACCCCTCCTCCGCGATGCGCTGACGCTACGCCAACAGCGCTTAGGTGACAACCATCCCGATGTTGCCTCCAGCATGAACAATCTTGCAGAACTATATCGGTCGCAGGGGCGCTACAGCGAAGCCGAACCCCTCTTCCGAAAGGCACTGACACTGCTCCAATGGCGCCTGGGCGACGACCATCCCAATGTCGCTTCCAGCATGAACAATCTCGCGAATCTATATCGGTTGCAAGAGCGCTACAGAGAGGCCGAATCCCTTTTCCATAAGGCGCTTATGCTGTGTCAACGGCGCTTGGGCGACGACCATCCCGATGTCGCCATTAGCATGAACAATCTTGCAGAACTATATCGGTCGCAAGGACGCTATGGTGAGGCGGAACCCCTAGCTACTAAGTCGTTGCAGATCAGCATAAGTGTTCTTGGACAGGAGCATCCTACTGTGGGCATCTGCTTGTGCAATCTGGCGCGGTTGAGAGTAGCTCAAGATAACTTCGCTGATGTAGAGGCTATGCTTCTGCAGGCGCTTAGGATCTTTGCCCACACTTCAGGCGCTGAGCATCCCTACACCATTGAAGCCATCAACCGCCTAGGTGACTTCGTTGGCATTGTTATTGTCGCTGGGCAAATTCATATCCTCTCTGACCACCCCATTACTCAGGATTTGTTGCGCCAGGTTCAAAGGCAATAA
- a CDS encoding CU044_2847 family protein: MTPDRTDTIQARLEDGTIVKVEVAATGGRQDVAGGQIPNLKDVGKAIEGIVEAVAAPIQKAMPSKATVKFGVDIAVEPGQLTALLVKGGGNATLEITLEWEPKA, from the coding sequence ATGACCCCCGATCGCACAGACACTATTCAGGCCAGGCTAGAAGACGGCACGATTGTAAAAGTGGAGGTAGCCGCAACCGGCGGGCGGCAAGATGTAGCTGGGGGGCAAATTCCTAACTTGAAAGATGTGGGTAAGGCGATCGAAGGCATTGTAGAGGCGGTGGCTGCCCCCATTCAAAAAGCAATGCCCTCAAAGGCAACGGTGAAATTTGGCGTAGATATAGCGGTAGAGCCGGGCCAGCTAACGGCGTTGTTGGTTAAAGGCGGCGGCAACGCAACGCTCGAAATCACCCTTGAATGGGAGCCAAAGGCATAG
- a CDS encoding helix-turn-helix domain-containing protein, producing MKKDRRPQESDSPIEELRIQRTNLSQAEFAVHCGIPLRTYQRWIAGATEAKLTPQQWKALMIVLNVQSVDEIPNDFAGSEGVPL from the coding sequence ATGAAAAAAGATCGGCGTCCCCAGGAAAGTGATTCCCCTATTGAAGAACTCAGGATTCAGCGGACGAATCTGTCCCAAGCTGAGTTTGCTGTTCACTGTGGGATTCCGCTGCGGACTTATCAACGCTGGATTGCCGGGGCAACTGAGGCCAAGTTAACGCCCCAGCAGTGGAAAGCGTTGATGATTGTTTTGAACGTTCAATCGGTCGATGAAATTCCCAACGATTTTGCGGGCAGTGAAGGGGTGCCTTTGTAG
- a CDS encoding RluA family pseudouridine synthase — protein sequence MSDLPFHSLNAFLDGVRLPALEAVDYYYQGYCPRTGKHYQLPRTAMARASAQALMTQLGDPHSLEGKMFGVLVVRWSKTGPGGPSPSREMGVLKAFSGLWQGQERLPGWVPPIPGRSQVALQEARTLDALGAIKDRLLGLQQLPERETYARLQEEQACDRTQFNQRHRDRKHCRDRQRQTLVCTLAGESLTAALAALEQESRGDKAELRQFKQRWRDRIAPLEATIQSADAEIVILRQRRRDLSRQLQAEMHAAYTLTNFAGESLAIQNLAGQGNLPTGTGDCCAPKLLHAAAQLGLEPLAMAEFWWGPPQGDKQPGEFYGACAERCQPIMGFLLSGLSAQVLGSSDIPVGAQHAAPLQPSQIEGIQLELGIPVLYQDSWMIAVDKPAGLLSVPGRYSDRQDSVLTRLRFPLGYSFRVGSRTIRESALPDGAFLQPVHRLDQDTSGVLLLALDAETHRQLCQQFEQRQVAKTYQAIVVGDVAEASGIIDLPLWGDPMQRPRQSVNWQHGKPSQTKFEVLGREGELTRIAFYPLTGRTHQLRVHAAHGLNAPIWGDRLYGQSEPGQRLHLHAQSLQFVHPHRKDAIFLDSAVPF from the coding sequence GTGTCTGACCTACCCTTTCATTCCCTCAATGCCTTTTTAGACGGAGTGCGGCTGCCTGCTCTAGAGGCAGTTGATTACTATTACCAAGGCTACTGTCCCCGCACGGGGAAGCATTACCAACTGCCCCGCACGGCAATGGCTCGGGCGAGCGCCCAGGCGCTCATGACCCAGCTTGGCGACCCTCACTCGCTTGAGGGCAAGATGTTTGGGGTGCTGGTGGTGCGATGGTCGAAGACCGGTCCGGGAGGGCCATCGCCATCTCGGGAAATGGGAGTGCTCAAGGCATTTTCGGGGCTGTGGCAGGGGCAAGAACGGTTGCCTGGCTGGGTGCCGCCGATACCGGGGCGATCGCAGGTGGCGCTGCAAGAGGCCCGCACCCTCGATGCGCTGGGGGCAATTAAAGACCGTTTGCTGGGGTTGCAACAGTTGCCAGAGCGAGAGACCTACGCTCGCTTGCAGGAGGAGCAGGCCTGCGATCGCACCCAGTTCAATCAAAGGCACCGCGATCGCAAACATTGCCGCGATCGCCAACGCCAAACCCTAGTCTGCACCCTAGCAGGAGAATCCCTCACGGCAGCCCTAGCAGCTCTGGAGCAGGAGAGTCGGGGCGACAAGGCCGAGCTGCGGCAGTTTAAGCAACGGTGGCGCGATCGCATTGCCCCTCTAGAAGCCACCATTCAATCTGCCGATGCCGAAATCGTCATTCTCAGGCAGCGGCGACGAGATCTCTCCCGCCAGCTCCAGGCCGAGATGCACGCCGCCTATACCCTCACCAACTTTGCGGGCGAATCTCTGGCCATCCAGAATTTAGCGGGGCAGGGCAATCTGCCTACGGGCACGGGCGACTGCTGCGCTCCTAAGCTGTTGCACGCGGCGGCTCAGCTCGGCCTTGAGCCCCTGGCGATGGCCGAGTTTTGGTGGGGGCCACCCCAGGGCGACAAGCAGCCGGGAGAATTTTATGGGGCCTGCGCTGAGCGCTGTCAGCCGATTATGGGATTTCTGCTGTCGGGGTTGTCGGCTCAGGTTTTGGGCTCAAGCGATATCCCCGTAGGGGCGCAGCATGCTGCGCCCCTACAACCCTCACAGATCGAGGGCATTCAACTAGAGTTGGGGATTCCTGTTCTCTATCAAGACTCGTGGATGATTGCGGTGGATAAGCCTGCGGGGCTGCTGTCGGTACCGGGGCGCTACAGCGATCGCCAAGATAGCGTGCTCACCCGCCTGCGATTCCCCTTGGGATACTCGTTCCGAGTCGGTTCCCGAACGATTCGCGAATCGGCCCTGCCTGACGGAGCGTTTTTGCAACCCGTGCATCGGCTTGACCAAGACACCTCTGGGGTGCTGCTGCTGGCGCTGGATGCCGAGACCCACCGCCAGCTCTGCCAGCAGTTTGAGCAGCGCCAGGTGGCCAAAACCTACCAGGCGATCGTGGTGGGGGATGTTGCCGAAGCGTCGGGGATCATTGACCTGCCGCTGTGGGGTGACCCGATGCAGCGACCGCGGCAATCGGTGAACTGGCAGCACGGCAAACCCAGTCAAACCAAGTTTGAGGTGCTGGGCCGTGAGGGAGAGCTAACGCGAATCGCCTTTTACCCGTTGACGGGGCGCACTCACCAGCTGCGGGTGCATGCGGCCCATGGGCTGAATGCACCGATTTGGGGCGATCGCCTCTATGGCCAGAGCGAACCGGGGCAGCGGCTGCACCTGCACGCCCAATCGCTGCAATTTGTTCATCCCCATAGAAAGGATGCAATCTTTCTTGATTCCGCCGTGCCGTTTTAG
- the treZ gene encoding malto-oligosyltrehalose trehalohydrolase, translating to MRSDLKVGAILQDNGQCHFTLWGPELDSVELRLLSPKKASFPMQKSEEGYWTISVDDVAEGTQYQYCINEADVRPDPASFYQPEGVHGPSAVVDLNTYKWNDDGWQNILWSDYVIYELHIGTFTAEGTFDSAIAQLADLKALGITAVEILPVSQFPGERNWGYDGVFPFATQNSYGGPNGLKRLVDACHREGLAVILDVVYNHLGPEGNYTGSYGPYTTDKYNTPWGNAINFDDTWSDGVRHYCIQNALYWLREFHIDGLRLDAIHAIYDFSAKHLLAEMAEAVAELSEQVGKPLYVTAESDLNDTRIIRPAEQGGFALRAQWSDDFHHALHTMITGERYGYYQDFGTCEALATAIRDRFVYSGTYSPFRHRRHGNSATDLPSDQFIVCAQNHDQIGNAKGCDRLTKLVPFEALKLTAGVLLTSPYIPLIFMGEEYGEEAPFNYFIDHSDPDLIEAVYEGRKREFKEAHGFGEPAPAHEIATYEASKLNWHLRGEGKHKTMLNYYQRLLELRRQLKLNAPSYSKDMEISGDEDTKVIVYRRAIADGQLLCLMNFNPNASVIELAPPEQPWMLTFDSAAAEWAGPGSSLPEKITEAQSLEVPPLGFVLYTTT from the coding sequence ATGAGATCAGACCTCAAAGTTGGAGCCATTCTCCAAGACAATGGACAGTGCCATTTTACACTTTGGGGGCCTGAGCTAGACTCTGTCGAGCTGCGGCTTCTCTCGCCTAAAAAAGCCTCTTTTCCAATGCAGAAAAGTGAGGAAGGCTATTGGACAATTTCGGTCGATGACGTAGCCGAAGGCACACAGTATCAATACTGCATAAACGAGGCCGATGTGCGGCCCGATCCGGCTTCGTTTTATCAGCCCGAGGGAGTGCATGGCCCCTCGGCAGTAGTTGACCTCAATACTTACAAATGGAACGACGACGGCTGGCAAAATATTCTCTGGTCAGACTACGTCATCTACGAACTGCACATCGGCACGTTTACGGCTGAGGGCACCTTTGACTCGGCGATCGCCCAGCTAGCCGACCTCAAAGCCCTCGGCATCACCGCCGTCGAAATTTTGCCGGTGTCGCAGTTTCCTGGCGAGCGCAACTGGGGCTACGACGGCGTGTTTCCCTTCGCCACCCAAAATTCCTACGGCGGCCCCAACGGGCTCAAGCGCCTGGTCGATGCCTGCCACCGCGAAGGGCTGGCGGTGATTCTCGACGTGGTCTACAACCACCTGGGGCCAGAGGGCAATTACACCGGCAGCTACGGCCCCTACACCACCGACAAATACAACACGCCTTGGGGCAACGCCATTAACTTTGACGACACCTGGTCTGATGGGGTGCGGCACTACTGCATTCAAAATGCGCTCTACTGGCTGCGCGAGTTTCACATCGACGGGCTGCGGCTCGACGCCATTCACGCCATCTACGACTTCAGCGCCAAGCACCTGCTAGCCGAGATGGCCGAGGCCGTGGCAGAGCTATCTGAGCAGGTCGGCAAGCCGCTGTACGTCACCGCCGAAAGCGACCTCAACGACACCCGTATCATTCGCCCCGCCGAGCAGGGGGGCTTTGCCCTGCGCGCCCAGTGGAGCGACGATTTTCACCATGCGTTGCACACGATGATTACCGGCGAACGCTACGGCTACTACCAAGACTTTGGCACCTGCGAGGCCCTGGCAACGGCAATTCGCGATCGCTTTGTCTATAGCGGCACCTATTCACCGTTTCGGCATCGGCGGCACGGCAACTCAGCCACCGACTTGCCCTCCGATCAATTTATTGTTTGTGCCCAAAACCACGACCAAATTGGCAATGCGAAGGGCTGCGATCGCCTCACTAAACTTGTGCCCTTTGAGGCCCTCAAGCTGACGGCTGGGGTACTGTTGACTTCACCCTACATTCCCCTGATTTTCATGGGCGAAGAATACGGTGAAGAAGCTCCCTTCAACTACTTTATTGATCACAGCGATCCCGATTTAATTGAGGCCGTCTATGAGGGGCGCAAACGCGAATTTAAAGAAGCTCACGGCTTTGGTGAACCTGCCCCCGCCCACGAAATTGCTACCTATGAAGCGTCTAAGCTGAACTGGCATCTGCGCGGCGAAGGCAAGCACAAAACAATGTTGAACTACTACCAACGCTTGCTAGAGCTGCGGCGACAGCTCAAGCTCAATGCGCCGTCCTATTCCAAAGATATGGAGATCAGTGGCGACGAAGACACCAAGGTGATCGTCTATCGCCGGGCGATCGCCGATGGACAACTGCTCTGCCTAATGAACTTCAACCCAAACGCTAGCGTAATTGAGCTAGCGCCGCCCGAGCAGCCCTGGATGCTGACCTTTGACTCGGCCGCCGCCGAGTGGGCTGGGCCAGGCTCATCCCTTCCTGAAAAAATCACTGAGGCCCAGTCTTTAGAAGTGCCACCCCTTGGGTTTGTGCTCTATACAACAACGTAG